The Novosphingobium terrae genome has a window encoding:
- a CDS encoding sensor histidine kinase, translating to MRLIDTLRQGEPRIGRLSLRIGAAVALGMVLTALIVLTLTSLQFSRDLDASLFKEMGKLMPEGAPRDTASVADRVVRRAASRSTSMKIALLYDASGRRIVGRVDLPLQRDGVVTLSYRDGDSKPKDGRAYTIRLPDGAHLTVLHHDEMKEVVQHMLPALVACLALSGAAMGIFASRAMARMIAARLALTRATADAIAAGDLSKRIPVAGMEGIFAAQADSFNSMIARMEEMVEGQRHFASHLAHDLRTPLTRLRALLGREVEDAEDFAAMRLAAERECTAIIATFEAMLRLSEIKAGRHDAPREPLPLAELLEDVGITMEAVLMEADCALAIGPFAPATVVGDRSLLQQLFVNLLENVALHTAPGTKARLALRREGNEAVVTLADDGPGLPEADRARVLRPFERGRVATSSRGSGLGLAIAQAIVRFHDGSLRLLDGAPGMIVELRFPAQPLAETTAPSVLKTAETANLASLSSLAGGSVIPLT from the coding sequence ATGCGTCTGATCGACACCCTGCGCCAGGGCGAGCCGCGCATTGGCCGCCTTTCGCTGCGCATCGGCGCGGCGGTGGCTCTGGGCATGGTGCTGACGGCGCTGATCGTGCTGACGCTGACCAGCCTGCAATTCTCGCGCGATCTGGATGCCTCGCTCTTCAAGGAGATGGGCAAGCTGATGCCGGAAGGCGCCCCGCGCGACACTGCCTCCGTGGCGGATCGTGTGGTGAGGCGGGCGGCCTCGCGCTCCACCTCGATGAAGATTGCGCTGCTTTACGATGCCTCGGGCCGCCGCATCGTGGGCCGCGTGGACCTGCCCCTGCAGCGCGACGGCGTGGTGACGCTGAGCTACCGCGACGGCGATTCCAAGCCCAAGGATGGCCGCGCCTACACCATCCGACTGCCCGATGGCGCGCATCTCACCGTGCTGCATCACGATGAGATGAAGGAGGTGGTGCAGCATATGCTGCCTGCGCTGGTGGCCTGTCTGGCGCTGTCTGGCGCCGCGATGGGCATTTTCGCCAGCCGGGCGATGGCGCGGATGATCGCCGCGCGTCTGGCGCTCACCCGTGCCACTGCCGATGCCATTGCGGCGGGGGATCTCTCCAAGCGCATCCCTGTCGCAGGCATGGAGGGCATCTTCGCCGCTCAGGCCGACAGCTTCAACAGCATGATCGCCCGCATGGAGGAAATGGTGGAAGGCCAGCGTCATTTCGCCAGCCATCTGGCGCATGATCTGCGCACGCCGCTCACCCGCCTGCGCGCTCTGCTGGGGCGCGAGGTCGAGGATGCGGAAGACTTCGCCGCCATGCGCCTTGCCGCCGAGCGCGAATGCACCGCGATCATCGCCACCTTCGAGGCCATGCTGCGCCTGTCCGAAATCAAGGCCGGGCGCCATGATGCCCCGCGCGAGCCGCTGCCTCTGGCCGAATTGCTGGAGGATGTGGGCATCACCATGGAGGCGGTGCTGATGGAGGCCGATTGCGCGCTGGCCATCGGGCCCTTCGCCCCGGCCACGGTGGTGGGAGACCGCAGCCTGCTCCAGCAGCTTTTCGTCAATCTGCTGGAGAATGTGGCCCTGCACACCGCGCCAGGCACCAAGGCCCGCCTCGCCCTGCGCCGCGAGGGCAACGAAGCCGTGGTCACGCTGGCCGACGATGGCCCCGGCCTGCCCGAAGCCGACCGTGCCCGGGTGCTCCGACCCTTCGAGCGTGGCAGAGTGGCGACCTCCTCACGCGGCAGCGGGTTGGGGCTGGCGATTGCTCAGGCGATTGTGCGCTTTCACGATGGCAGCTTGCGACTGCTGGACGGGGCGCCGGGGATGATCGTGGAATTGCGCTTTCCCGCCCAGCCTCTGGCCGAAACAACCGCTCCATCCGTGCTGAAAACGGCGGAAACCGCCAACCTTGCAAGCTTGTCATCTTTGGCCGGGGGTTCTGTCATACCGCTCACCTAG